The Candidatus Saccharibacteria bacterium RAAC3_TM7_1 nucleotide sequence CTTTTATTTGCAGGTGATCGAACACGACAAGTACGTTGCACTAGCGCGTCAGGAGCAGGTAAAGCGGTTGGTGATACCGGCAAAACGCGGTGAAATCTATATGATGGACGACGGGCGGCCGGTTAAAGTAGTGTTGAACCAGACCGTCTATACGATGTTTGCCGACCCGAGTATTATGACTGATAAAAAGCAAGTAATTAAAGCGGCTCGTGATGTAGCTGGTGGTAACGTTGTCGACGGGTACAAGTCGCTACTCGATAACAAAGAGTTACGCTATGTTGTGATTGCCAAAGGGCTGTCGCTCAAGCAGGCCGAACTTGTAAAGAAGCGAAGCCTGAATGGCGTCGGTTTCCAGGCGGAAACGGAACGCGTCTATCCGGAAAATACCTTGGCAGCCCAGACGTTTGGTTTTGTTAATGCGTCTGACAAAGGGCAGTACGGGATAGAAGAAAAGTTCAATAAAGAGCTCGAGGGCAAAGACGGGCTTTTGCAATCTATTACTGATGTGAGCAACGTGCCGTTGACGATTGGCGATCAGAATATCGATATCCCAGCAAAAAACGGCCGCGATATCGTCTTGACGCTTGACCGAAACATTCAAGCAATCACCGAAGAAGCACTCGCGGCTGGGTTAAAACGTACCGGAGCCACAAACGGCAGTGCCATCGTGATGGATCCGCAGACCGGTAAGGTTTTGGCGACGGCGAGTCTGCCAACGTACAACCCGGGCAAGTATTACCGTGTGACCAACGCCGAGGCGTTTAATAATGGATCGATCAGCACACCATATGAGCCCGGCTCGGTCATGAAAACTTTTACCTTAGCGACCGGAATCGATAAGGGAGCCATTGAACCAAACTCAACTTACAACAATACCGACTATATCACCGTCAGTGATCGTACGATCGAGAACTTGACAAAAGGGCAGACCGGCAAGATTACTTTTCAGCATGCCTTCACTTGGTCGCTCAATACGGGGATGGTAACCGTTGCCCAACGGCTTGGTGATGGCAAGAGTATCAACTACACGGCGCGTACGGCACTGTACCAGTATTTCCATGATAAGTTCCACCTAGGTGAAAATACCGGTATTGAGGTAAGCGGCGAAAACTCTGGCGAGATTATTCCGCCAACCGATGCCCAGGGTAATGCCGTTCGTTATTCAAACATGACATTTGGTCAAGGCATGAACTTGACAATGCTACAGGTTGCGGCCGGTTTTTCGGCCGTCGTCAACGGCGGGACGTACTACAAGCCAACAATTATTGGCGGCAGTATCGATAGCGACGGTCAACTGGTGGACGCGACACAAAAAAAGGTGGTCGATCAAGCGATTAAACCATCAACATCACGTAAGATGCAGAGTATGCTCGTTAAAGCCCGACAAGCGTTCTACGCCTACGACGATTTACCCGGGTATACGATCGGTGGAAAGACCGGAACCTCACAGACGTTGGTTGATGGCTCGTATGACAACAACCAAACGATTGCCTCGTACCTTGGCTATGGTGGTGATAATAAGGCGCGGTATGTCATAATGGTACAGGTGTCAGCCAAGGGGAAGGCATTTGATGGCGGTAAAGACGCAATGCCGATATTTACCGATATATCAAACTGGATGATCAATTATTTAAAGCTACAACCGAAAGGCTAAGACATGGCAGACGGCTACCACAATCTAACACTTGACATGATCCCACTTTTTTTGATGAGCGTCGCGGCATTTGTACTGGCGATGATGCTGACACCAATCTATACCTACTTTGCATATCGCTACCGATTTTGGAAACGCCAGCGCAGTACCAGCACGACCGGCGAAGCATTAGAGGTCTTCACTAAACTGCACCAAGCGAAATTCCGCCGCAACATTCCGACGATGGCTGGAGTGATTGCTGTAGTTACTATTACAACGATAACGCTTGGGTTTAATCTAAACCGTGGAGAGACATGGTTGCCGTTGGTAGCGCTAGTCAGCGGCGCAGCGGTTGGTATGATCGATGATATTATCAATCTGCGCGGGCAAGGCAAGGGAGTTGCGGGACTGCGCTCCAGTATAAAATTCTTGATGATCACCGCGATCGGTGCGGGACTTGGCTGGTTCTTCTACACGAAGCTTGGTTTCGATACTGTCCACCTGCCGTTTATCGGTGAGCTTGTCATTGGCTGGTGGATTATCCCGCTCTTTGCGTTCGTCATCACGGCGACCGGTAATGCCGTCAATATTAGCGACGGGCTTGACGGGTTGGCAGGCGGGCTGCTGGCACTCAGTTTTACCGCCTTTGGTATCATTGCGCTACTACAAGAACAGGTATTCCTGGCCGGCTTTTGTTTCACGGTAGTCGGTGCTTTGCTGAGCTATCTTTGGTTCAATATTTACCCGGCACGTTTCTTTATGGGTGATGTCGGGAGTTTTGCCTTTGGGGTAAGTCTTGGCGTGGTGGCTATGATGACTAACTCTCTGCTGCTCCTACCGATAATTGGCATTCTCTTTGTGATTGAGGCTGGCTCAAGTCTGGTGCAGATCGTGTCGAAGCGGTTGTTTGGACGCCGCATATTCCTCTCGGCGCCCATCCATCATCACCTCGAGGCTATTGGCTGGCCAGAGACGAAAGTCACTATGCGCTTTTGGGTGATCGGTTGTGTGGCGGCTAGCTTCGGAGTCATGCTGGCACTTGCCGGAGGCCATGTCTAATGCGACCACGTCGCTATCAGCCGGTAGGCGCTGAGACAAACCAGCCAGCCGTACGGAAACATCGGCCAGACTACCAAATTGTGCTGTTCATGGGTCTACTTATGTTACTCGGGCTGATCGTCATATACGCGATTGGACCGCAACGTGCTCAGGTGCTGAATGAAGCGTACGGTGCTGATTATAGCGCAATGTACTTTTTTGGTAAGCAAGTGATCAGCCTCGCGTTGGCGGTAGCGGTATTTGTGGCAGTAGCCAAACTGCCATTCCATTGGTTGCAACGTCATGCCCAGAACCTCTTTGTTATCGGACTCATACTATC carries:
- a CDS encoding hypothetical protein (RAAC3_TM7_1_603), translating into MFSQFRTHPRLRLLAIITALFMMVFVVRLFYLQVIEHDKYVALARQEQVKRLVIPAKRGEIYMMDDGRPVKVVLNQTVYTMFADPSIMTDKKQVIKAARDVAGGNVVDGYKSLLDNKELRYVVIAKGLSLKQAELVKKRSLNGVGFQAETERVYPENTLAAQTFGFVNASDKGQYGIEEKFNKELEGKDGLLQSITDVSNVPLTIGDQNIDIPAKNGRDIVLTLDRNIQAITEEALAAGLKRTGATNGSAIVMDPQTGKVLATASLPTYNPGKYYRVTNAEAFNNGSISTPYEPGSVMKTFTLATGIDKGAIEPNSTYNNTDYITVSDRTIENLTKGQTGKITFQHAFTWSLNTGMVTVAQRLGDGKSINYTARTALYQYFHDKFHLGENTGIEVSGENSGEIIPPTDAQGNAVRYSNMTFGQGMNLTMLQVAAGFSAVVNGGTYYKPTIIGGSIDSDGQLVDATQKKVVDQAIKPSTSRKMQSMLVKARQAFYAYDDLPGYTIGGKTGTSQTLVDGSYDNNQTIASYLGYGGDNKARYVIMVQVSAKGKAFDGGKDAMPIFTDISNWMINYLKLQPKG
- a CDS encoding hypothetical protein (RAAC3_TM7_1_604); translated protein: MADGYHNLTLDMIPLFLMSVAAFVLAMMLTPIYTYFAYRYRFWKRQRSTSTTGEALEVFTKLHQAKFRRNIPTMAGVIAVVTITTITLGFNLNRGETWLPLVALVSGAAVGMIDDIINLRGQGKGVAGLRSSIKFLMITAIGAGLGWFFYTKLGFDTVHLPFIGELVIGWWIIPLFAFVITATGNAVNISDGLDGLAGGLLALSFTAFGIIALLQEQVFLAGFCFTVVGALLSYLWFNIYPARFFMGDVGSFAFGVSLGVVAMMTNSLLLLPIIGILFVIEAGSSLVQIVSKRLFGRRIFLSAPIHHHLEAIGWPETKVTMRFWVIGCVAASFGVMLALAGGHV